The DNA window GGTGCGATGTGGTGACGTTGGCTCAGCGCATCCGTGTAAGTGATTGACGGGATGGGCTCCTGAGGTCCCACGCGACCCGACACCACCGAGGCATGTTGTTGACAGAGGGGGGCTTAGTGGACCGAAGGCCGAGGGAATCTTGCTCTCTTTGGGGCTGACTGTAAGTGCTTGTAAATAAATGACTTACAGTGTGGTTGGCGGAGAGAGAGGGATTCGAACCCTCGGTAGAGTTTCCCCTACACACGCTTTCCAAGCGTGCGCCTTCAACCACTCGGCCATCTCTCCGTTCGAGTGGGATCAACAGTTTACCGGAGCGCGGCGAACCCTGCAAAAGCAATCTGTGACGTGACTGTGACGTGAGGTCGTCGGGGACCTCGACGATCGTCTCGATTTCGGCCTCACTTGCCGGCTTGCCGTTGCCGTTTGCGGCGTCTCCGCCTCGCCGCAGGTTGTCCAGCGCATCGAGCGCCTGGCGCTTCGCGTCGATCCGGATAACCGAATGAAGCCGCGACGAAGACTCAACCGTGACGCTAACGTTGTCGGCCGGCGCCTCGTTCCTGAGCGCCTTGAGGACATCGCAGCCGACGGGTCAGTCGGAAGCAGAGCGTCTTTGCCGTTCACGACCTCGGGGCCGACTCGCCATGGCTTTCATTGCCCTCGGTCGGTGAACGCAATCTGTGTGAACTATCGCATTGACCGCCATGCCCAAATCGGGCATGATAGCGCCCATATTGGGTGTGAAGTCTGGTTCTCGTCGATCTGGCCGCAAGAGTTTGGCGGACGCGCTGTTGACCAAGACACAGCAGCGGGTCTTCGGTGTGCTTTTCGGCCAGCCCGAGCGTAGCTTCTATGCCTCGGAGCTGATTCGGGACGCTGGCACCGGCTCTGGAGCGGCGCAGCGCGAACTCGCGCGGCTGGAGGCGAGCGGGCTGATCGTCGCCCGACGGATTGGCCATCAGAAGCATTACCAAGCCAACGCGGCATCGCCGTTGTATTCAGAACTGCGGAGTATCGTGCTGAAGACGGTCGGTCTCGCCGAGCCGCTGCGCGATGCCCTCAAGCCCTTGTCGAAGGCGATTCGCGCGGCCTTCGTGTACGGTTCGGTGGCCAAGTCGACCGACCAATCGGCAAGCGACATCGACCTGATGATCATCAGCGACAGCCTCGCGTACGGCGAAGTCTTCGGCGCCCTCGAGCGGGTCACACGCACCGTGGGTCGAAGGGTCAACCCCACGGTGTACACGGCTGCCGAGTTTTCAAAGCGCGCCCGAACGGAAAACGCATTCCTGACGCGGGTGCTCGAACAACCGAAACTCTGGGTGATTGGAACCGAACATGACCTCCCCGTCGCCGCTTGAGCGCCTCGCAGGTCCAGGGAACGTCCTCGCAAAGGAACCTCCCGACGCGAAGGAGTGTGCAGGGCTCGTGCGTTCCGGGCTGGCGCGTCTGACGGACGCGGAGAATGAAACGAACTCGCTCGACAGCAGGTTCGATCTGGCCTATAGCGCCGCCCACTCGCTATGTCTGGCGGCGCTCCGGCACCGCGGATTCCGGCCATCGAAACGGTACATCGTATTTCAGATACTGCCAGACACTCTCGGCCTTGGCCCGGAGGTCTGGCGAGTTCTGTCGAAGTGCCACGAGATGCGGAATCGGACCGAGTACGAAGGCGCCCTCGACGTGGACGACCGGCTGGTCTTGGATCTGATCGGCGCCTGTCGCAAGGTCGCTGGCAAGGTCAGAAGTCTGCCGCCGATTCTAGAAGAGTCGAAGTAAGCTCCTACAAACCACGGCACAACGCAAGGCGGGAACGAAGAAATCCAAACAGGCGGCTGACAGCCAGAACGGCGGCATCGTCGCGCTCACCAAGGAGCTCTTCCAGGCGGCGATTACGCTCCGCGGCTCGGTCGAACCGGCCGACCACAAGCGCTACGTCCTGCCGATCATCTTCTCGCGTTTCCTTTCGATAAGGTACGACCGCCGGCGCGCAGAGATCGAGGCGCTCGTCGCAGACAAGAAGAGCGACTACTACGGCGACAAGAAGGCCATCCACGATCCCGACGAGTATCGTCGCGTCGCCGCGTTCGTGATTCCGGAAGCGGCGCGGTGGGAGAACCTGCGCAAGGCGGCGCAGGCCGACGACATTAAGGTGAAGCTGGACGACGTGCTCGAATCGCTCGAGACCAAATACCCGGACAAATTGAAGGGCTTCTGCCGCGCATCTACGCGGGATCAAACCTCGACGCCGTCAGCGTGCGCGGTCTCATCAATCTGTTCAGCAAGGACGTCTTCGGAGCCGATCACGGCGGCGACGATCTGATCGGCCGCGTCTACGAGTACTTCATCGGCGAGTTTGCGTCGAGCGAGGGGAAGCGCGGGGGCGAGTATTTCACGCCCGTCTCCAGCGTCAAAACGCTCGTCGCGATGCTGGAGCCCGAGAAGGGCATCGTCTTCGACCCGTGCTGCGGGTCGGGCGGCATGTTCGTGCAGTCAGATCTGTTCACGAAGCACAGCCATCAGCTCTCGTCCGTCGGACAACCACTCGGCCATCTCTCCGCGTCGAGGACATCGGCCGGCTTCACGCGGGCGCGGAACAGGGCCGATGGTACGTCCGATAATTGTAGCACTGCCGACGCCCGGCCAGCGCAACGCCCTGGCCCCTCCCTTGCGCGAACCTCGTCACCTCCGTTGCACACAAATTCGCGCATTGCCCATCGCGGACGACCTCATGGCAAAGAAAGCACCGCAGAATGCCTAACGTTCCCGGACGCCGGCGCCGATGAACTGGGGTGATGACCACGGACCGCCCCCCGATTCGCCCGTAGACCATGCCACAGCCCGACACGACGATCACGATAGCATTGGCGACGCGCGACCAGGACAGTGCGGTCCTGACGGCCGCTCTGCTTTCACAGGTCAACGGCGGGTCATTCTGCCTCCGGCGTGTCCCGACCGACGAAACGGCGGCTGTCGAGCAGTTTCGAAGTGCCGCACATGACGTGTGCCTGATCGACCTCCGAATGCTGGACAGGGACGGTCTACTTCTGTCGGCAGCCCTCGGGCGCGGCCGGCCGGTGATGATCCTGACGGAGCACGAAGACGCTTCCCGCGACGAGCGGTTGATCCGGGCGGGCGTCTGGGACTGCCTGGTCACTGCGAATCTGACGTCCACGGCCCTCGTCAGGAGCGTCCGCCGAGCGATCGAACACAACCGGCAGACCCGCACGGTGACCCATACCGAGGACGCGCTCCGCCGGGCTGAGTCGCGCTTCCGTTCGCTCGTCGGCGCGTCGGCGTACGGCATCTGCCGCACGACGATCGACGGCCTCATCGTCGAGGCGAACCTCGCCCTGGCGGTGATGCTCGGTCTCGAATCCGACGCCGGCCTGGTCGGCCAGAACATTCTCCCGTACTACCAGGACGCCACCGACCGTGAGCGCCTGCTCGTCGCGTACCGGGCGGGCGGGCGAGTGGCGCCGATCGAACTGCAATGGCGCCGCGCGGACGATACGCCCATCTGGGTGCGGCTGAGCGGACGCGCGGTGCAGTCGGAGGACGGCGTTCTCGTCGGTCTCGAGATGCTGGTCGAGGACGTGACCGAACATCGGCAACTCGAGAACCAGTTTCGCCAGTCACAGAAGATGGAAGCGGTTGGCCGGCTCGCAGGCGGCGTCGCGCACGATTTCAACAACCTGCTCACCGCGATGCTCGGGTACGCGGAGATGCTCCGCGACCGCCTGCCCGAGGACGACGCGTGCCGGCACGACATCGAGGAAATCCGCAAGGCTGCCGAGCGGGGCAGCGCGCTGACGCGGCAACTCCTCACCTTCAGCCGGAAACAGACGCACGAGCGCCGGACGATCGACCTCAACGCGGTGGTGAGCGGCTTCGACAAGATGCTGCGGCGGTTGATCGGCGAGGACATCGAGTTGCGGACGCTGCCCGACGCGCAGCAGGCGTCCGTGCGCGCCGACCCCGGCCAGGTCGAACAGGTGATCATGAACCTTGCGGTCAACGCGCGGGACGCGATGCCGGAAGGCGGCTGCCTGACGATTGAGACGGCGAACATCGACCTGGATGCGAGCTATGCGCGAACCCACGCGGAGGTCGTGCCGGGACCGTACGTCATGCTGGCCGTGAGCGACACGGGCTGCGGCATGACGCCGGAAGTCCTCTCCCACGTGTTCGAGCCGTTCTTCACGACCAAGGCGCACGAGAAGGGATCGGGCCTTGGCTTGGCCACGGTCTACGGGATCGTGAAGCAGAGCGGCGGCCACATCTGGGTGTACAGCGAGCCGGACAAGGGCAGCGCCTTCAAGATCTACCTCCCGCGGGTGAACCATTCCGCCGCCGCAACCGTACCATCCGTCGCCGTGCAACCGGCCTGCGGCAGCGAGACGATTCTTCTGGTCGAGGACGAACCCTCGGTGCGCTGCCTCTCGCGCGACGTCCTGGCGCGCCACGGCTACCAGGTGCTCGTGGCCAACCACGGGCGCGAGGCGCTGGCCGTCGCGCAGGCCTTCAACGGCGAGATCGACCTCCTCCTCACCGATGTGGTCATGCCCGGCATGAACGGCCGGGAACTCGTGCGCCACATGCTCTGGATGCGGCCCCACATCCCCGTCCTGTACATGTCCGGCTACACCGACCACACCGTCATGGCGCCCAGCATCCTGGAGCCCAACACGGCGTTCCTGCAGAAGCCATTCACTCCTGACATCCTGGTCACGACAGTGCGGAGGATTCTGGACAACAAGCTGGTCGCCGCCAAGTCAGCGAACAACTGACCGCGACCGGTGGTCACTGCGTCTCGCGGGATCCACCAGCAACTGGCCACTGTCGGCCACCCACCGTTCGTGTCAGTCGCGTTTCAGCTTGAAGACGAGGCACGAGAGCGGTGGCAGCAGCAGTTGCAGCCGGTGCGGGTGGCCGTGCGCTGGCCGGGGCACGGATAGGACCGCGCCGCCGTTCCCCAGGTTCGACCCGCCGTAGATCTCCGCGTCGGTGTTCAGCAACTCCCGATAGACGCCCGGCTCGGGCACGCCGACGACGTAGTCGTGGCGGACGACGGGCGTGAGGTTCAGCACGAAGACGACGAAGTCGCCGGGATCGCGGGCGAAGCGGGCGAACGACACGACGCTGTTTTCGTTGTCGTTGCAGTCAATCCACTGGAAGCCGGCGGGGTCGAAATCGAGCTCGTGCAGGGCTCGCTCGTGGCGGTAGAGCGCGTTGAGATCCTTCACCAGGCGTCGGATGCCGGAGTGCGGCCACCGATCGGCGAATTCCCACTCGAGGCCGCGGTCGTGGTTCCACTCCGGCCACTGCCCGAACTCGGAGCCCATGAACAGCAGCTTCTTCCCCGGGTGGCCGAAGAGGAAGCCATAGAGCGTCCGCAGGTTCGCCGCCTTCTGCCAGTCGTCGCCCGGCATCTTGCCGATCATCGAGCCCTTCCCGTGCACGACCTCGTCGTGCGAGAACGGGAGGATGAAGTTCTCGTGATAGGCGTACAGCATCGAGAACGTGAGCTGGTTGTGGGCCCAGCGGCGGTGCACGGGATCCTGGCGCATGTACGCCAGCATGTCGTGCATCCAGCCCATGTTCCACTTGTAGGTGAAGCCCAGGCCGCCGAGGTGCACGGGCCGGCTCACGCCGGGCCACGCCGTGGATTCCTCCGCCGCCGTGATCGAACCCGGCTGTTCGGCGTGGGTGAGCGTATTCAGCGTGCGCAGGAAGTCGATCGCCTCGATGTTCTCTCGTCCGCCGTACCGATTCGCGATCCACTGGCCCGGCTCACGCGAGTAATCGAGGTAGATCATCGACGCGACCGCGTCCACGCGGAGACCGTCGATATGGTATTCCTCGAGCCAGAACAACGCGTTGCTCAGCAGGAAGCTCCGCACCTCGTTTCGGCCGTAGTTGAAGATCAGCGTGCCCCAGTCCTGGTGCTCGCCCTTGCGGGGATCCTCGTGCTCGTACAGCGCGGTGCCGTCGAAGCGCGCGAGGCCGTGCGCATCCTTCGGAAAATGGCCGGGCACCCAGTCGAGCAGGACGCCGATGCCCGCGCCATGGCAGGCGTCGATGAAGGCCTTGAAATCTTCGGGCTCGCCGAACCGGCTCGTGGGCGCGAAGAACCCGATCACCTGGTAGCCCCACGACCCGGCGAACGGATGCTCCATCACCGGCAACAACTCGATGTGCGTGAAGCCCATCTCTTGCACGTAGGGCACGAGGCGTGCGGCGAGTTCGCGGTACGAGAGAAACTGCTGTCCGTCGGCGCCGCGCGCCCACGACCCGACGTGCACCTCGTAGGTCGACATCGGTCGGTCGAGCCAGCTGTTCGTCCGGGCGCGCGTGTCCATCCACGCGGCGTCGCTCCAGTTGTAGCGGCCGATATCGCACACGACCGCCGCCGATTTCGGCGGCACCTCCGTGCGGCGCGCGTACGGATCCGTCTTCTGGAACGCCTCGCCGCGGCGCCCTCGCAGCTCGAACTTGTACGTCTCGCCGCTCCCGATGCCGGGGATGAAGAGCTCCCAGACGCCGTGAGGCATCAGCAGCCGCATCGGATTCGCCCGGCCGTCCCATCGGTTGAAATCG is part of the Vicinamibacterales bacterium genome and encodes:
- a CDS encoding N-6 DNA methylase; this encodes MRGLINLFSKDVFGADHGGDDLIGRVYEYFIGEFASSEGKRGGEYFTPVSSVKTLVAMLEPEKGIVFDPCCGSGGMFVQSDLFTKHSHQLSSVGQPLGHLSASRTSAGFTRARNRADGTSDNCSTADARPAQRPGPSLARTSSPPLHTNSRIAHRGRPHGKESTAECLTFPDAGADELG
- a CDS encoding response regulator, which gives rise to MPQPDTTITIALATRDQDSAVLTAALLSQVNGGSFCLRRVPTDETAAVEQFRSAAHDVCLIDLRMLDRDGLLLSAALGRGRPVMILTEHEDASRDERLIRAGVWDCLVTANLTSTALVRSVRRAIEHNRQTRTVTHTEDALRRAESRFRSLVGASAYGICRTTIDGLIVEANLALAVMLGLESDAGLVGQNILPYYQDATDRERLLVAYRAGGRVAPIELQWRRADDTPIWVRLSGRAVQSEDGVLVGLEMLVEDVTEHRQLENQFRQSQKMEAVGRLAGGVAHDFNNLLTAMLGYAEMLRDRLPEDDACRHDIEEIRKAAERGSALTRQLLTFSRKQTHERRTIDLNAVVSGFDKMLRRLIGEDIELRTLPDAQQASVRADPGQVEQVIMNLAVNARDAMPEGGCLTIETANIDLDASYARTHAEVVPGPYVMLAVSDTGCGMTPEVLSHVFEPFFTTKAHEKGSGLGLATVYGIVKQSGGHIWVYSEPDKGSAFKIYLPRVNHSAAATVPSVAVQPACGSETILLVEDEPSVRCLSRDVLARHGYQVLVANHGREALAVAQAFNGEIDLLLTDVVMPGMNGRELVRHMLWMRPHIPVLYMSGYTDHTVMAPSILEPNTAFLQKPFTPDILVTTVRRILDNKLVAAKSANN
- the glgB gene encoding 1,4-alpha-glucan branching protein GlgB, whose product is MSERPDAAVLALEQGSHPDPFAVLGPHVGTIDGRTVLVVRVFNPAAEAVELIAALPGAPLAMSRRAGTNLFELIVPGWQGEPLAEYHLRTRWKDGAVTTNEDPYRFGRILDDFDLHLLAEGTQLRAQDKLGAHPMQVGSVSGVHFAVWAPNAVRVSVVGDFNRWDGRANPMRLLMPHGVWELFIPGIGSGETYKFELRGRRGEAFQKTDPYARRTEVPPKSAAVVCDIGRYNWSDAAWMDTRARTNSWLDRPMSTYEVHVGSWARGADGQQFLSYRELAARLVPYVQEMGFTHIELLPVMEHPFAGSWGYQVIGFFAPTSRFGEPEDFKAFIDACHGAGIGVLLDWVPGHFPKDAHGLARFDGTALYEHEDPRKGEHQDWGTLIFNYGRNEVRSFLLSNALFWLEEYHIDGLRVDAVASMIYLDYSREPGQWIANRYGGRENIEAIDFLRTLNTLTHAEQPGSITAAEESTAWPGVSRPVHLGGLGFTYKWNMGWMHDMLAYMRQDPVHRRWAHNQLTFSMLYAYHENFILPFSHDEVVHGKGSMIGKMPGDDWQKAANLRTLYGFLFGHPGKKLLFMGSEFGQWPEWNHDRGLEWEFADRWPHSGIRRLVKDLNALYRHERALHELDFDPAGFQWIDCNDNENSVVSFARFARDPGDFVVFVLNLTPVVRHDYVVGVPEPGVYRELLNTDAEIYGGSNLGNGGAVLSVPRPAHGHPHRLQLLLPPLSCLVFKLKRD
- a CDS encoding nucleotidyltransferase domain-containing protein; its protein translation is MTKTQQRVFGVLFGQPERSFYASELIRDAGTGSGAAQRELARLEASGLIVARRIGHQKHYQANAASPLYSELRSIVLKTVGLAEPLRDALKPLSKAIRAAFVYGSVAKSTDQSASDIDLMIISDSLAYGEVFGALERVTRTVGRRVNPTVYTAAEFSKRARTENAFLTRVLEQPKLWVIGTEHDLPVAA